The Carassius carassius chromosome 9, fCarCar2.1, whole genome shotgun sequence genome includes a region encoding these proteins:
- the antkmt gene encoding adenine nucleotide translocase lysine N-methyltransferase, with the protein MEDDIQEEVLSQFKERRLGGWQVLQLTAGTGLAVYAVWAGILMPGFRRVPLRLQVPYMPASRAQVSNVMMLLKGRSGGIADLGSGDGRIVLEACSKGFSPAVGYELNPWLVRLAYFHAWRAGQHKSISYRREDLWKVDLSAYKNVTVFLAPSVLSLLQKKLLAELPEDALIVAGRFPFPDWTACKVEGDGVDRAWAYHIQELRHRYQSQDVHEETS; encoded by the exons ATGGAGGATGACATACAAGAGGAAGTCCTGTCACAGTTCAAGGAGAGGCGGCTGGGCGGCTGGCAGGTCCTGCAGCTGACGGCGGGCACAGGTTTGGCGGTTTATGCCGTCTGGGCAGGAATCCTGATGCCGGGGTTTCGCCGAGTGCCGCTCAGATTACAG GTGCCTTATATGCCAGCAAGCAGAGCTCAAGTGAGTAACGTCATGATGCTCCTGAAGGGCCGATCTGGAGGCATCGCTGACCTGGGCTCAGGGGACGGCAGGATT GTGTTAGAAGCGTGCTCTAAGGGCTTTTCTCCAGCAGTTGGTTATGAGCTCAATCCCTGGCTTGTTCGTCTCGCGTATTTTCATGCATGGAGAGCTGGACAACATAAAAGTATTTCATATCGGCGAGAAGATCTGTGGAAG GTTGATCTCTCGGCGTATAAAAATGTCACAGTATTTCTAGCCCCTAGTGTG TTAAGTCTTTTACAAAAGAAGTTACTGGCCGAGCTGCCTGAAGATGCTTTGATTGTGGCTGGACGTTTTCCGTTTCCTGATTGGACGGCGTGTAAAGTCGAGGGTGACGGTGTGGACAGAGCGTGGGCCTATCACATACAAGAACTGAGACATCGCTACCAGTCACAAGATGTGCATGAGGAAACCAGCTGA